A stretch of Bradyrhizobium sp. AZCC 2262 DNA encodes these proteins:
- a CDS encoding HAD family hydrolase, translating into MTYRWNVSAVLLDMDGTLLDTEKVYFNSLVAALNASGYTDDAVALGHAMVGLPGPACEAMLLDRYGETFPLAEINRAFLVNRDKFMEAGLPLKPGTLELLDGLAAADCPIAIVTSSTRSSAERNLSLAGIRSHFDTILTLDDVTRGKPSPDLYLLAARRLGFAPQVCIAVEDSNHGVAASHAAGAITIMVPDMAPPTDETRAKCAAVLPDLNAVLAMLRERGEFGRRRQ; encoded by the coding sequence GTGACCTACAGATGGAACGTCAGCGCCGTCCTGCTCGACATGGACGGCACGCTGCTCGACACCGAGAAAGTCTATTTCAACAGCCTCGTCGCCGCGCTCAATGCCAGCGGCTACACCGATGACGCCGTTGCGCTCGGCCACGCCATGGTCGGCCTTCCCGGGCCGGCCTGCGAGGCCATGCTGCTCGATCGCTATGGCGAGACCTTTCCGCTCGCCGAGATCAACCGCGCCTTCCTCGTTAATCGCGACAAATTCATGGAGGCCGGCCTGCCGCTCAAGCCCGGCACGCTGGAACTGCTCGACGGGCTCGCCGCCGCCGATTGCCCGATAGCGATCGTGACCTCGTCGACGCGCAGTTCCGCCGAACGCAATCTATCACTCGCCGGAATCCGCTCGCACTTCGACACCATCCTGACGCTCGACGACGTGACGCGCGGCAAGCCGAGCCCGGACCTCTATCTCCTCGCCGCGAGACGCCTTGGCTTCGCGCCGCAAGTCTGCATCGCGGTCGAAGATTCAAATCACGGCGTGGCCGCCTCCCACGCCGCCGGCGCGATCACCATCATGGTGCCGGACATGGCGCCGCCGACCGACGAGACACGCGCAAAATGTGCTGCCGTGCTGCCCGACCTGAATGCAGTCCTGGCGATGCTGCGGGAGCGTGGCGAATTTGGACGCCGCAGGCAGTAG
- a CDS encoding GNAT family N-acetyltransferase, whose product MSGDLTIRFVTRQDYAQWLPLWDGYNGFYGRSGATALAPEITAMTWARFFDAYEPVHALVAESGGELLGLTHYLFHRSTTMIEPNCYLQDLFTSAAARNKGVGRALINGVYEQAKLAGSSRVRWQTHETNHTAMQLYDKVAERSGFVVYRRLF is encoded by the coding sequence ATGTCCGGCGACCTCACCATCCGCTTCGTCACCCGTCAGGACTACGCGCAATGGCTTCCGCTGTGGGACGGCTACAACGGCTTCTACGGCCGCTCGGGCGCAACCGCGCTGGCGCCCGAGATCACGGCTATGACCTGGGCGCGCTTCTTCGACGCCTACGAGCCGGTGCATGCGCTGGTCGCCGAGAGCGGCGGCGAGCTGCTTGGGCTGACGCACTACCTGTTTCACCGCTCCACGACAATGATCGAGCCGAACTGCTATCTGCAGGATCTGTTCACGAGCGCCGCGGCGCGTAACAAGGGCGTCGGCCGCGCCTTGATCAACGGCGTGTACGAACAAGCGAAACTGGCCGGATCTTCCCGCGTCCGTTGGCAGACGCACGAGACCAACCACACCGCCATGCAGCTCTACGACAAGGTGGCGGAGCGTTCCGGCTTCGTCGTTTACCGCAGGCTGTTCTGA
- a CDS encoding DMT family protein, whose translation MPTVSPALLPILMLFASNVFMTFAWYGHLKFKQSPLPTVVLVSWGIAFVEYWLAVPANRWGSAVYSAAQLKTIQEVITLLVFAGFSVLYLKEPLGWNHALGFLFIAVGAFLIFHKWT comes from the coding sequence ATGCCCACTGTTTCCCCGGCGCTGCTGCCGATCCTGATGCTGTTTGCCTCCAACGTCTTCATGACCTTTGCCTGGTACGGCCATCTGAAATTCAAGCAGAGCCCGCTGCCGACGGTCGTGCTGGTGAGCTGGGGCATCGCCTTTGTCGAATACTGGCTGGCGGTGCCGGCCAACCGCTGGGGCAGCGCGGTCTATTCGGCGGCGCAGCTCAAGACCATCCAGGAGGTGATCACGCTTCTGGTGTTCGCCGGCTTCTCGGTGCTCTATCTGAAGGAGCCGCTGGGCTGGAATCACGCACTCGGTTTTCTTTTCATTGCCGTTGGCGCGTTTCTGATTTTTCACAAATGGACGTGA
- a CDS encoding bleomycin resistance protein, whose translation MPNLENLRKQAKLILRWHRDRHYPVAAQIRSGLPRFSRMTDPEILSCSFKLCDAQELVARQHGFESWHALKTGLSTMPDHADKPSTTRVVITAVEPELFVTNIAATCDFFTGKLGFTVAFTYGEPPFYAQVMRDGVRLNLRCVEAPPIDGALRDREELLAASLTVDTADEIKQLFLEYQAAGVTFFQTLRREPWGARDFIVKDPDGNLLLFAGPAE comes from the coding sequence ATGCCCAATCTCGAAAACCTTCGCAAACAGGCCAAGCTCATCCTGCGCTGGCATCGTGACCGGCACTATCCGGTCGCTGCCCAGATCAGGTCGGGCCTGCCCCGCTTCAGCCGGATGACCGACCCTGAAATCCTGTCGTGCAGCTTCAAGCTGTGCGATGCGCAGGAACTGGTCGCGCGGCAGCATGGTTTTGAAAGCTGGCATGCGCTCAAGACAGGATTGTCCACCATGCCTGATCACGCAGACAAGCCCTCGACCACCAGAGTAGTTATCACCGCCGTCGAGCCGGAACTCTTCGTCACCAACATCGCCGCAACGTGTGATTTCTTCACCGGCAAGCTCGGCTTCACCGTCGCATTCACTTACGGCGAGCCGCCCTTCTATGCGCAGGTCATGCGCGACGGCGTCCGGCTCAACCTGCGCTGCGTCGAAGCGCCGCCAATCGACGGCGCGCTGCGCGATCGCGAGGAGTTACTTGCCGCTTCGCTGACGGTCGATACCGCCGACGAGATCAAGCAGCTCTTCCTTGAATATCAGGCCGCGGGCGTAACCTTCTTCCAGACCCTGAGACGGGAGCCGTGGGGCGCCAGGGATTTCATTGTGAAGGATCCGGACGGCAATCTGCTGCTATTTGCCGGGCCGGCGGAGTAG
- a CDS encoding LysR substrate-binding domain-containing protein, with protein sequence MRRLLFLNGIKAFEAAARTGSFAAAGAELNVSAAAVSRMVHLLEERLGVALFERKANRLATTAAGRAYQSGLTPIFDALASLTAQVTVPSSVRVLTIGVGPTFAMKWLIPRLADFRKSEPDIDVRITTGGVAVPFGEDWSCGIKLGDGEWPGLIAEPLFAADLLPVCAPRLAGALKRPTDLKGPTLLRVAHSPDDWPSWLEVAGVPRITARGPEFAQYGQALQAAVDGLGIAMGIRPYIDDDLAAGRLVAPFALSVPKGMRWYLVYRGFSTAQRDFAAFRRWIVRAAAEPATRRRGHRHAG encoded by the coding sequence GTGCGGCGACTGCTCTTTCTCAACGGTATCAAGGCGTTCGAGGCTGCGGCCAGGACCGGCAGCTTTGCCGCTGCCGGCGCCGAGCTCAACGTATCCGCCGCCGCGGTCAGCCGGATGGTGCATCTGCTGGAAGAGCGGCTCGGGGTGGCGCTGTTCGAGCGCAAGGCCAACCGCCTTGCCACCACGGCGGCGGGCCGCGCCTACCAGAGCGGGCTGACGCCGATCTTCGACGCACTGGCGAGCCTGACCGCGCAGGTCACCGTCCCCTCCAGCGTGCGCGTGCTGACCATCGGGGTCGGCCCCACCTTTGCGATGAAATGGCTGATCCCGCGACTGGCGGATTTCCGGAAATCAGAGCCCGATATCGACGTCCGCATCACCACCGGCGGCGTCGCGGTGCCGTTCGGCGAGGACTGGAGCTGCGGCATCAAGCTCGGCGATGGCGAATGGCCCGGCCTGATCGCCGAACCGCTATTCGCCGCCGACCTGCTGCCGGTGTGCGCGCCGCGCCTGGCGGGCGCACTCAAACGCCCCACCGACCTGAAGGGACCGACGCTGCTCCGCGTTGCGCATTCGCCCGACGATTGGCCGTCATGGCTCGAGGTGGCCGGCGTCCCCCGCATCACCGCGCGCGGGCCGGAGTTCGCCCAATACGGCCAGGCGCTGCAGGCCGCCGTCGACGGCCTCGGCATCGCCATGGGCATCCGCCCCTATATCGACGACGACCTCGCCGCCGGCCGGCTGGTCGCGCCGTTTGCGTTAAGCGTGCCGAAAGGCATGCGCTGGTATCTGGTGTATCGCGGCTTCAGCACCGCCCAGCGCGATTTCGCTGCGTTCCGGCGCTGGATTGTCCGCGCCGCGGCGGAGCCCGCCACACGCCGCAGGGGCCACAGACAT
- a CDS encoding DUF1800 domain-containing protein has translation MARDSQVALVALHRFGLGARGGASGDFLNAASDPRGFVKAELARPNGVLLEVPGLQSTAALGKAVFDYQFEIQQARDAAAKSAAPATEGQSPPDAKAQRRNLSLNSIAMELAPKDLAAKEPSKEQPAKPPENPNAAMAPTEAMRPNAPKPPPAPLNIIQKTFRAEALARLQRAVIADCGFTERLVVFWANHFCISANKGGPARMWAGSFEREAIRPHVLGRFADMLKAVEQHPAMLFFLDNQQSLGPDSRAGRNRNRGLNENLAREIMELHTLGVGGGYTQADVTSLANVITGWTYAGRLGQLGAPGTFVFNANAHQPGAQRVMGKIYDAPDVTQGEAVLVDLARHPSTAKFIAGKFARHFVADDPPPALVARLADVFTKTDGDLKALATALADSDDAWKAPLSKMRSPYEFLVASGRLLAQIPNDPGRYLGALNTLGQPLWSPAGPNGFPDSNAAWAAPEGMKLRLDISAQIASRLADGVDPRDLLELIAADAASSETRRTIERAESRQQALALLLMSPEFQRR, from the coding sequence ATGGCCCGCGATTCGCAAGTAGCCCTTGTTGCGCTCCATCGCTTCGGACTGGGCGCGCGTGGCGGGGCCTCCGGCGATTTTCTCAACGCGGCCTCCGATCCGCGCGGCTTCGTCAAGGCCGAACTCGCCCGTCCCAATGGCGTGCTGCTCGAAGTGCCGGGATTGCAGTCGACGGCAGCGCTCGGCAAGGCCGTGTTCGACTATCAGTTTGAGATTCAGCAGGCGCGCGATGCCGCCGCGAAGTCGGCGGCGCCCGCGACCGAAGGTCAGTCGCCGCCGGATGCGAAGGCGCAGCGGCGAAACCTTTCGCTCAACAGCATCGCCATGGAGTTGGCACCCAAGGACTTGGCAGCCAAAGAACCGTCAAAGGAACAACCGGCCAAGCCGCCGGAAAATCCCAATGCGGCCATGGCGCCCACCGAAGCGATGCGGCCGAATGCGCCGAAGCCACCGCCGGCGCCGCTCAACATCATCCAGAAAACCTTTCGCGCCGAGGCGCTGGCGCGGCTGCAGCGGGCGGTGATCGCCGATTGCGGATTCACCGAACGGCTGGTGGTGTTCTGGGCCAATCATTTCTGCATCTCCGCCAACAAGGGCGGGCCGGCGCGGATGTGGGCCGGCTCGTTCGAGCGCGAGGCGATTCGCCCGCACGTGCTCGGGCGCTTCGCCGACATGCTGAAGGCGGTGGAGCAGCACCCGGCGATGCTGTTCTTTCTCGACAATCAGCAATCGCTGGGCCCGGATTCGCGCGCCGGAAGAAACCGCAACCGCGGACTGAACGAAAACCTCGCCCGCGAAATCATGGAATTGCATACGCTCGGCGTCGGCGGCGGCTATACCCAGGCGGATGTGACGTCGCTGGCGAACGTCATCACGGGCTGGACCTATGCGGGGAGGCTCGGGCAATTGGGGGCGCCCGGCACCTTCGTGTTCAACGCCAATGCGCATCAGCCGGGCGCGCAGCGGGTGATGGGAAAAATCTACGACGCTCCTGACGTGACGCAGGGCGAGGCGGTGCTGGTGGATCTCGCGCGCCATCCGTCGACCGCAAAATTCATCGCCGGAAAATTCGCGCGTCACTTCGTGGCCGACGATCCGCCACCGGCCCTGGTGGCGCGGCTCGCCGACGTCTTCACAAAAACCGACGGCGATCTGAAGGCGCTGGCGACGGCGCTGGCGGATTCCGACGACGCCTGGAAGGCGCCGCTTTCCAAGATGCGCTCGCCTTACGAATTCCTGGTGGCGTCGGGCCGGTTGCTCGCGCAAATTCCGAACGATCCCGGCCGTTATCTCGGCGCTCTCAACACGCTGGGCCAGCCATTATGGTCGCCGGCCGGGCCGAACGGTTTTCCCGATAGCAACGCGGCCTGGGCGGCGCCGGAAGGCATGAAACTGCGGCTCGATATATCAGCGCAGATCGCCTCTCGGCTCGCCGACGGCGTCGATCCGCGCGACCTGCTCGAACTCATTGCGGCGGACGCGGCGTCATCGGAGACGCGGCGAACCATCGAGCGCGCGGAATCGCGGCAGCAGGCGCTGGCGCTGCTGTTGATGTCGCCGGAATTCCAGAGGAGATGA
- a CDS encoding aldo/keto reductase → MQIRNLGGSGLRVSAVGLGCNNFGQRTDLETSRKVIHKAIDLGITLFDTADIYAGMGGSETVLGTVLGDRRKDIVLATKYSKPMATDGTKQGASRRYIMSAVEASLTRLKTDYIDLYQQHDYDPLTPMEETLRALDDLVRQGKVRYIGNSNFPAWRIAEAEMMARQMNVSRFVSCQDEYSLVVRGIEKDLLPAATEYKLGLLPFFPLASGLLTGKYKRGAAVPDDTRFAKAPALKDRYVTARNEDIVEQLQAFAQARGHTMLELAFSWLASRPQVSSVIAGATRVEQVEQNVKAIGWTLSAEELAEIDGITR, encoded by the coding sequence ATGCAAATTCGCAACCTCGGCGGCTCCGGCCTGCGCGTTTCCGCCGTCGGCCTCGGCTGCAACAACTTTGGCCAGCGCACCGATCTCGAAACCTCGCGCAAGGTGATCCACAAGGCGATCGACCTCGGCATCACCCTGTTCGACACCGCCGACATCTATGCCGGCATGGGCGGCTCCGAGACCGTGCTGGGCACCGTGCTCGGCGACCGCCGCAAGGACATCGTGCTGGCGACGAAATATTCCAAACCGATGGCAACCGACGGCACCAAGCAGGGCGCCTCGCGCCGCTACATCATGTCCGCCGTCGAGGCCAGCCTGACGCGGCTGAAGACCGACTATATCGATCTCTACCAGCAGCATGATTACGATCCCCTGACGCCGATGGAAGAGACGCTGCGCGCGCTCGACGATCTCGTCCGCCAGGGCAAGGTCCGCTACATCGGCAATTCGAATTTTCCGGCCTGGCGCATCGCGGAAGCGGAAATGATGGCGCGGCAGATGAACGTCAGCCGCTTCGTTTCCTGCCAGGACGAATACAGCCTCGTGGTGCGCGGCATCGAAAAGGATCTGCTGCCGGCAGCAACGGAATACAAACTCGGTCTGCTGCCGTTCTTCCCGCTCGCGAGCGGGCTCCTCACCGGCAAATACAAGCGCGGCGCCGCCGTCCCCGACGACACCCGCTTTGCGAAAGCACCCGCGCTGAAGGACCGCTACGTCACGGCGCGCAACGAGGACATCGTCGAACAGCTGCAGGCATTCGCGCAAGCCCGCGGCCACACCATGCTCGAACTCGCCTTCTCCTGGCTCGCCTCCCGCCCGCAAGTCTCAAGCGTCATCGCCGGCGCCACCCGCGTCGAACAGGTCGAGCAGAACGTGAAAGCCATCGGCTGGACGCTGAGCGCGGAGGAACTGGCGGAGATCGACGGGATTACGAGATAG
- a CDS encoding GIY-YIG nuclease family protein — protein MYYVYILASRRHGTLYIGVTNSLSKRMEQHRNGEGSSFVKTYGVYRLVYVEAFERPDEAIAREKQLKRWKRDWKIELIERENLEWRDLSDLIV, from the coding sequence ATGTATTACGTTTACATCCTCGCGAGCCGGCGGCATGGGACCCTGTATATCGGGGTGACCAATTCGCTTTCGAAACGGATGGAGCAGCATCGCAACGGCGAAGGCTCATCGTTCGTCAAAACCTATGGCGTTTATCGGCTGGTTTATGTCGAGGCGTTCGAGCGGCCGGATGAAGCGATTGCCCGTGAAAAACAGCTCAAGCGCTGGAAGCGGGACTGGAAGATCGAACTAATCGAGCGCGAGAATCTGGAATGGCGCGATCTCAGCGATCTGATTGTTTAA
- a CDS encoding glutathione S-transferase family protein has translation MPLKLYELVGTDTSRPFSPFCWRTRMALAHKGLSAETIPWCFTEKTAIAPHGSEKVPVLLDGDSAVVDSWTIANYLEDTYPDRPSLFGGEGGRAMARMLNWWGDGVIGGMFPLIIADIPLNLKPEDAAYFRKSREARFGRPLEEIMASRDKAVDGFRKSLDPLRLTLRTQPFLGGTAANYADYIVFGAFQWARVVSPFKLLMEDDPVYAWRGRLLDAFDGLARKSPSYHG, from the coding sequence ATGCCCCTCAAACTCTACGAACTCGTCGGCACTGATACATCCCGCCCGTTCAGCCCGTTCTGCTGGCGCACGCGCATGGCGCTGGCGCACAAGGGGTTGTCGGCGGAAACCATCCCGTGGTGCTTCACCGAGAAGACGGCGATCGCGCCGCATGGATCGGAAAAAGTGCCGGTGCTGCTCGATGGTGACAGCGCGGTCGTCGATTCCTGGACCATCGCCAACTATCTCGAGGACACCTATCCGGACCGGCCGTCGCTGTTCGGCGGCGAGGGCGGCCGCGCCATGGCGCGGATGCTGAACTGGTGGGGCGACGGCGTGATCGGCGGTATGTTTCCGCTCATCATCGCCGACATCCCGCTCAACCTGAAGCCGGAGGACGCGGCCTATTTCCGCAAAAGCCGCGAGGCGCGTTTCGGCAGGCCGCTGGAAGAAATCATGGCGAGCCGCGACAAGGCCGTCGACGGTTTCCGCAAATCGCTCGACCCGTTGCGGCTGACATTGCGAACGCAGCCCTTCCTCGGCGGCACTGCTGCGAACTATGCGGACTATATCGTGTTCGGCGCATTCCAGTGGGCGCGGGTGGTCAGCCCGTTCAAGCTGCTGATGGAAGACGACCCGGTCTATGCCTGGCGCGGGCGGCTGCTCGACGCATTCGATGGGCTGGCGCGGAAGTCGCCAAGCTATCACGGCTAG
- a CDS encoding glutathione binding-like protein → MIDLHYWTTPNGHKITMFLEETGLPYKIFPVNIGKGEQFTPEFLAIAPNNRIPAMVDHEPKGGGKPISIFESGAMLLYLAEKTGKFLPADLYRRYDAIQWTFWQMGGLGPMAGQNHHFRNYAVEKIKYAIDRYVNETNRLYGVLNKRLADREFIAGDYSIADMASYPWIVPYKNQEQNIDDFPHLKRWLETIRARPATERAYAKAKEVNPNFGQPVNRTEEERRILFGQTAAVVR, encoded by the coding sequence ATGATCGACCTTCACTACTGGACCACGCCGAACGGCCACAAGATCACGATGTTCCTCGAGGAGACCGGGCTTCCCTACAAGATATTCCCGGTCAACATCGGCAAGGGCGAACAGTTCACGCCGGAGTTTCTGGCGATTGCGCCCAACAACCGGATTCCCGCGATGGTCGATCATGAGCCGAAAGGCGGGGGCAAGCCGATCTCGATCTTCGAGTCGGGTGCGATGCTGCTGTATCTCGCCGAGAAGACCGGAAAGTTTCTGCCGGCGGATCTCTACAGGCGCTATGACGCGATCCAGTGGACGTTCTGGCAGATGGGCGGGCTCGGTCCGATGGCCGGGCAGAACCATCACTTCAGAAACTATGCGGTAGAAAAAATCAAATACGCCATTGATCGTTACGTGAACGAGACCAACCGGCTCTACGGCGTGCTCAACAAGCGCCTCGCCGATCGCGAATTCATCGCCGGCGACTATTCGATCGCCGACATGGCGAGCTATCCCTGGATCGTGCCCTACAAGAACCAGGAGCAGAATATCGACGACTTTCCGCATCTGAAGCGCTGGCTGGAAACCATCCGCGCCCGGCCGGCGACCGAGCGCGCCTATGCCAAGGCCAAAGAGGTCAATCCGAATTTCGGCCAGCCCGTCAATCGCACCGAGGAGGAACGCAGGATCCTGTTCGGCCAGACCGCGGCGGTGGTGCGGTAG
- a CDS encoding sulfite exporter TauE/SafE family protein: MTPLMIAALGALMVATAFLSGLFGMAGGMILIGVLLMLMPLPTAMVLHAITQMASNGWRAFLWRAHIRWRPVFVYLIGCGLALGAWSIIRYVPDKPIALLLLGVTPFMARLMPKNLKPNPDSIAQGSFYGFICMGLMLMTGVSGPLMDTFFLGGNFGRREVVATKATCQVASHLTKLIYFGGIVDQAATLDPALAAVAIAASMLGTTLARRILEAMSDAQFRTWANRLITTVAGYYILYGGWLLFTRTSAMAF, translated from the coding sequence GTGACGCCGTTGATGATTGCAGCCCTCGGTGCGTTGATGGTCGCGACAGCCTTTCTGTCGGGCCTGTTCGGCATGGCCGGCGGGATGATCCTGATCGGCGTGCTGTTGATGCTGATGCCGCTGCCGACCGCGATGGTGCTGCATGCGATCACGCAGATGGCCTCCAATGGCTGGCGCGCCTTCTTGTGGCGGGCGCATATCCGCTGGCGGCCGGTGTTCGTCTATCTGATCGGCTGCGGGCTCGCGCTCGGCGCCTGGTCGATCATCCGCTACGTGCCGGACAAGCCGATCGCGCTGCTGCTGCTGGGCGTGACGCCGTTCATGGCGCGGCTGATGCCGAAGAACCTCAAGCCCAACCCTGATAGTATCGCGCAGGGCTCGTTCTACGGCTTCATCTGCATGGGCCTGATGCTGATGACCGGCGTCTCCGGCCCGCTGATGGACACGTTCTTTCTCGGCGGCAATTTCGGCCGCCGCGAGGTGGTCGCGACCAAGGCCACCTGCCAGGTCGCGAGCCATCTGACAAAACTGATCTATTTCGGCGGCATCGTCGACCAGGCGGCGACGCTCGATCCGGCGCTGGCAGCGGTCGCCATCGCCGCCTCGATGCTCGGCACCACGCTGGCGCGGCGCATTCTCGAAGCGATGAGCGATGCGCAGTTTCGCACCTGGGCGAACCGGCTGATCACGACGGTCGCGGGCTACTACATCCTCTACGGCGGCTGGCTGCTGTTCACGCGCACCAGCGCGATGGCGTTTTGA
- a CDS encoding PAS-domain containing protein produces MQVNWRAISGPALTTATAVLAFLVDRHVVSIPNPAPLFVCIVALAASISGIVSGMASAIIAVSSSALLFLNHRAAPGYDISDLARMLLLAATAGGTALITGLLRQKWVDAFAWEKKHHATADRLSAALDQVDIGIVLLDSDTRAEFINRAFRDYFALSDAQADSKPPFIALMYHGRDTGAWQLPEDELSAFIAKRTEMIRVGDSTPININLADGQVLRFICTALPDGGRMLSYTPVTDLVRHSDDPDSGDYYRALRGSHRSLAQHLGAAE; encoded by the coding sequence ATGCAGGTGAACTGGCGCGCAATCTCTGGTCCGGCTCTTACGACAGCGACGGCGGTGCTCGCCTTCCTCGTCGACCGGCATGTCGTCTCCATCCCCAATCCCGCGCCGCTGTTCGTCTGCATCGTAGCGCTTGCCGCTTCCATCAGCGGCATCGTCTCCGGCATGGCCAGCGCCATCATTGCAGTTTCGTCTTCCGCGCTGCTCTTCCTCAACCACCGCGCCGCGCCCGGTTACGACATATCGGACCTGGCGCGCATGCTGCTGCTGGCGGCGACCGCCGGCGGCACCGCGCTGATCACCGGCCTGTTGCGGCAGAAATGGGTCGACGCATTCGCCTGGGAGAAGAAGCACCACGCCACCGCGGACCGGCTGTCGGCCGCGCTCGACCAGGTCGATATCGGCATCGTGCTGCTCGATTCCGATACCCGCGCCGAATTCATCAACCGCGCCTTCCGCGACTATTTCGCTTTGTCCGACGCGCAGGCCGACAGCAAGCCGCCCTTCATCGCGCTGATGTATCACGGCCGCGACACCGGCGCCTGGCAACTGCCCGAGGACGAGCTGAGCGCGTTCATCGCCAAGCGCACTGAAATGATCCGGGTCGGCGATTCCACGCCGATCAACATCAATCTCGCCGACGGACAGGTGCTGCGCTTCATTTGCACGGCGCTGCCCGATGGCGGACGCATGCTGAGCTATACGCCGGTCACCGATCTCGTTCGCCACAGCGACGATCCCGACAGCGGCGACTACTACCGCGCGCTGCGCGGCAGCCATCGCAGCCTCGCCCAGCACCTCGGCGCCGCGGAATAG
- a CDS encoding DUF1501 domain-containing protein — protein sequence METTMDCCEDMRSPATSRRAVLLGGASFAAWAYLPKFARAADGRDPRLVVVILRGALDGLATVAPTGDPDYAGLHGSIALSSSGPNAALPLDSFFALHPAMPEFARMYREKKAAVIHAVATSYRDRSHFDGQDVLESGFTGPGRVQSGWLNRALEGLPKGERVTSALAVGPTTPLVLRGAAQTVGWAPVALPQAAEDTAMRLVELYQHRDPALASALKQGLALDKAAQGDDMKPKPGINGVGAMRLVARGAAKLMAADDGPRIGALAFDGWDTHANEGGPVGRLAQLLGGLDGALAEFETGLGPRWRDTVIVVATEFGRTARVNGTQGTDHGTGTIALLAGGAVKGGRVIADWPGLKPANLYQGRDLAPTTDLRAVMKGVLKDQFGLAERVLTESVFPDSAALKPMQGLVG from the coding sequence ATGGAAACGACAATGGATTGCTGCGAAGACATGCGATCGCCGGCGACGTCGCGGCGCGCGGTGTTGCTCGGCGGCGCCTCTTTTGCGGCATGGGCCTATTTGCCGAAATTCGCCCGCGCCGCCGACGGCCGGGATCCACGGCTGGTGGTCGTGATCCTGCGCGGCGCGCTGGATGGACTCGCCACCGTCGCGCCGACTGGCGATCCTGACTATGCCGGCCTGCATGGTTCGATCGCGTTGTCGTCGAGCGGCCCGAACGCGGCGTTGCCGCTGGACTCGTTTTTCGCGCTGCATCCGGCGATGCCGGAATTTGCGCGGATGTATCGCGAGAAGAAGGCTGCGGTAATTCACGCGGTGGCGACGTCGTACCGCGACCGTTCGCATTTCGACGGGCAGGACGTGCTCGAAAGCGGCTTTACGGGGCCGGGCCGGGTGCAGTCCGGCTGGCTCAACCGCGCGCTGGAAGGTCTGCCGAAAGGTGAGCGGGTGACGAGCGCGCTCGCGGTCGGCCCGACCACGCCGCTGGTGCTGCGCGGAGCCGCGCAAACCGTCGGCTGGGCGCCGGTCGCGCTGCCGCAGGCTGCGGAAGATACCGCGATGCGGCTGGTCGAGCTTTACCAACACCGCGATCCCGCGCTGGCGAGCGCGTTGAAGCAGGGCCTCGCACTCGACAAGGCCGCGCAAGGCGACGACATGAAGCCCAAGCCGGGCATCAATGGCGTCGGCGCGATGCGGCTGGTGGCACGCGGCGCCGCAAAGCTGATGGCCGCCGACGACGGCCCCCGCATCGGCGCGCTTGCCTTCGACGGCTGGGATACCCATGCCAATGAGGGCGGACCTGTAGGGCGGCTGGCGCAACTGCTCGGCGGCCTCGACGGCGCATTGGCGGAATTCGAAACCGGGCTGGGGCCACGCTGGCGCGACACCGTGATCGTGGTCGCCACCGAATTCGGCCGCACCGCACGCGTCAACGGCACGCAAGGCACCGACCACGGCACCGGCACCATCGCACTGCTCGCCGGTGGCGCAGTGAAAGGCGGGCGCGTGATCGCGGACTGGCCGGGGCTGAAGCCCGCCAATCTCTATCAGGGCCGCGATCTTGCGCCGACCACGGATCTGCGCGCGGTGATGAAGGGCGTGCTGAAGGATCAGTTCGGGCTGGCGGAGCGGGTGCTGACGGAGAGTGTGTTTCCCGACAGTGCTGCATTGAAGCCGATGCAGGGATTGGTGGGGTAG